In Panicum virgatum strain AP13 chromosome 5K, P.virgatum_v5, whole genome shotgun sequence, the genomic window AGCACTAGACTcaacaaaaacatgaaaaaTGATACATCCAAAGTCCGAAATGAAAGTTGTCATCAAAGCGTGCAACTCTTGAACTTGTCGACGTAGATAATCTCCTCCACAAGAGGGTACCGCCTTCACAACCGTACTTCAGCAAATACCTCAAGTCTTCACAAACCAGAACTTCAACTCCTCAAACATGAGCCTTGCTTTGGAGAATTGAACCCGACAGTAACATAGAGATGTGTCAAACCAGCCAAAAGGAAGGAATGAGAGATCACTGCTTGAAGACGGCAAGCAGGAGGACATGTGTTGATGACGACGAATAGACGGCCATTGATCATGATGTGGAGCAAAACGGCTCCGAAAGGGACCAAGAGGGCAAAGGTCGCATCAACAACTGATGGGGCAGCCACACATCATGGCAAACCCGAAGAGAAAATGAAAGTGGCTGATTTGGCAACTAGGATGTAGGCACACACAGCTTTGATGAACTAAATGTGAGCAATTGGACTTGGATTAATGTTGATGCAAATGACACCAATGCTAGCAGCACTCTTGGATGGAAACAGATggaaatatgacaatatactaTGGATaggcagcagcaagcagcaagcACAAGCAAAAGATGGATGGATTGACAGTGATGCAATGAAATTTAGGAAATTAGCCTCAACACTATAAGCACTTAAGCAGCAGCAATCAACAGGCAAAAGGAGACAGTGGAGCCTTGCACTAGGAGCAGCAAAGGACTGATGTATATGTCAATTGAACCAGCAAGCCACGAGAGGCAGCCCAACCAGCAGGAAACAAGACCAACCAGCAGATAAGGCAAAACAGAGCAGCAATGGACCGATGCAGATAGGCAGTAGAGATCACCACAACATGCAGCACACAAGCAGCAGACGGTCGGCCAGTAGCAGCCTGAAGACCAGAGAAGCCAGCAGCAGCCTGAAGACAAGCATGCGGGCGACCTGGATAGGAGAGGAAGGCCGGCGACCGGGGGTAGACATGGAGACCTGCGGAAGGCGCTGCAGAAGGAGACAGGCGCGACGACGGCGGTGGATGGCCGCGGCGAGCAGCGGACAAGCAGCCGGCGGCTCTGCAACGGGCGGATCCGCACGGCGGAGGCTGCTGCGACGGGAGGACGGCCAGCTCCGCGACCGGCGGAGGCGCACGGACGGAGCGGATGGCGGCCGTGCGATGGGTGCGGAGGACGAGCTCCACGCGACGGATGCGGATGACGACGGGTGGATGACGACGGCGACGAATCGAAGCCGGGGCGAGCTGCAATAGGCGGCgagaggggggcggcggcggatccatgACGGGCAGGGGTTGCTGCTCCCCTCCCGCGAGGAGATTGACGACGGCGGGCGGCGAACGGAGAGCCACAACTGCGGCGGCCAGatatcttgctgctgctgctgctggcggcggagatcttgctgctgctgctgctactaagACACAGGACCGACGGGGCGGCGAAACTTGATGCTGCGACATGACTAgggtaagaaaaaaaatgggtttGGGGCTGAGGAATGCCGCCCCCAGGAGCAAGACGAAGCTCCCAGGGGCAgcgcagcggcgacgacgagggtGGCGGCCGGATCAAGCAACCTAGAGCTCTGATTCCATGTTACGAATGGAATAGAGGCTGAAATGTTGGATGTATTGAGATATGCCCAAAGGGCTATATATACAAGAGgagaccccaaaccctagaatatGTGAAGTGACTAAACTACCCTTGACACATATATATACTCTAACATGAACCACCACTCATCTGTATTTTAAATAGTTACCACGAGTCCTAACAGTATTACTAATGTAGTGGTGTTAGCACCAGTGAGATATTGTGTCGATAGTgtaatgtgcacatttaatagGTCTCTGGTATTGTTATGCTGTGCTGTGCTGTCTACTGATGAGGCTTATGGGGAAGGGAATCGAAAAAGTTCAAGTAGAGAGACATAATAGTGTATGCTCAGACAGGCTCATTGGAGGTTGCTTGTTTATTTGGCTAATTATTTAGGCAAGTTATGGATTTCCTACAGATGTATATATTTCATGTTGATTAAATTTGATTGGCCATTGTCAACTGCGTGCCAAATTGCCAATTATGTCCCACATCAATTCCAGTTCTGAGTTGTGACAACTTCTTGTCTCCTAATCCACTTGTCATCTGTGCGGAGGATAGTTTAGTTGGAAGCAGCAACAAGCTATATGGACCTGTTTTCTCATTTGAATCAACTTGTTTAATCACTTGTTACAGCATCTTCATATTCCTACTGTGGCATATATGATATACAATCAAGTTTTCTGGTGCAAAATGTTCATTTTGCTTCTCTCTGTTTTTATGCTGTTTATGATGAAACTAGTAATCTTCGTCAAAGCGTAGATGCGCAAAAGCTCCGTTTCATTGAATTTTGCTAAATTACAGTAGTTAATCTTTCCATGAGTAGCTTCTAGCCTTCACATTGGGGGAGGGGAAGTAGCTTCTAGCGTTTTGCCAAGTACTTCTTCCCCTGAGAGGTCCTCCTGAAAGTTCTGATGATATGATCTGAACAGGTGACTTGTAGTGCTAAAAGGTTTCAGACTACTTGATAACTCATATCAATCACATAATCTAAAATGATATCGCCAGCCATTCTTTGTGTAGACCTCCATAGCCACCACTTCCACAGTGACAAGCAATCATATCGTCCCTTTCCGTCTCCTTTTGATTGTTTCCAGGATTTGAGCCAGACGTTCCCCTGAATATTGTCTACATAAAAGGCATTATCGGTTTGTTTTGTTAAAACTAATTTTATTACTAAATAGCCAGATAGACCAAAACATTGCTGCTATCCCAGGTTTTGCGCTTACCACTTAgtttacctttttttttaaaaaaaaactgagtatCACAGTGACATTTATGACATTTGTGCTATTCAAGACTCATCCAAAAAGAACATTGTTACCAACCGCAGCCATGCATTCCTTGTTTTATATTCTGATAAGCGCCAGGTCTCAGAATTAAGATTTTATATTGGTTCACTGCGGCACTAGCACACATGCTACTTGAGATCAACTTTCATGTTTAGATTTACATAGCTAATAGGTTTAAGTGAATTATAGGAAATTGTTTCTGTGCATCATTCCTGGTTCAGCATTTTCTGGATCTGCAAAAGCTCATAAATGAATTTGATATTTGATCTGGTCATGTTTCCAACGTTAACCTACCTTTTTTTATCATTTCAAAGTTATCATAGGAAAAAACATGCAATACAATATTTGTCAGGCCAATTTATGAAGATGTTCACTACTTAGTTACTGCAACGAGATACTACCGAAATGTCATATTATCTCTGTTTAAACATAGTTGTCCATTGAAGGATTCAATAGCACTGTTATTTCTGTAGTTATGTTTCCCTGCTGCTAATATTGAAGGATCTTATTTGTTAGAGTAAAAGATGATCCATCTTTAACTTGGATTCATGGTCTGCTATTTTGAAATGGAACTAGGATTGATCTGGAACAATTTTCTAGGAGTTGAGAAATTGGCTCTAATACAACATATTGCTTTCCCTCTCCTGTGATACTATTCGTTGGCATTTGGTAGAAATATTTCTGTGAATTGTGACTCGTTCATCTGCTGACTGGTTTGGTTATTCTGTTCAGGTGTTTAACCTCACACGCTAAGAGTATAGGTGGTTTGAAATGGTGTTACCCAAGAGGTGGTTGTCAATATGTTTCTTTAGGAATACAAAAACTTGCAATGTTCTGCGGTTAGCAACTGATACTCTTGAAAACTTGAAAAGAGTTTGCCCTTCTGACATCCGATCTCCCAGCAGGCCATCATATAGAAACTGGTAGAGGCTTTTGAGTTCCCACCCATGGAAGTGGCAGCTCAGTTTCTAAATGGTACATTCAGATACTCTGGTATGTCCGGACAGCGTTGCTCAAGTGAAGGAACAGGTGGATGCTTGATAATTTGTTTGACTGGATATGAAAGTCTGGTATTGGTTAGTGAGATTCATAACACATGCAGGCcaacctttttctttctttctgttTAGATGTATCTTGCAAATAATATACCTAGTGTCTTCTGTTAATTCATataacagaagagttatgctcctTTCTTTATTtgtactttttttttggaaagatgGATCTGTACAGTTGTGCTCTtgtgagaagaaaagaaaaatgatgtaAAAACTAAATCGGGTTTACGCTACTCGGCCCGCGACCACACAGCCCATTTGCGTCCAAACTTCCAAGGCCAATTACAGTGTCTAACATGAACCCGCTGAGCATAAAATGTAGGCCCGTTTGCTTGAACTTTGTTCTTCAGTAATTTTGTAGTGGAGGATCCACTccccactcaaaaaaaaaaagaaggtaaTTTTGAGGTGGGCATGAATGTTGAGGAACAATTGACTTTCAGAAAAGAATAAACTCGGGCAGGTGAAAGATGAGCTTCCCGACGACTGCTTTCGAAAGCCAGATAACGGTCGATGGTTAGACGACGTAGTATGATTTGTGAATGATTTGGATCAGTTGGAGCCAGCAGCTGCTCGTATCCAGTAGTACGTACCGTTTGTTTCGCCGATGGTTGCTCGGGGACATTAGGGATGTTTGTTTCAATTTCTAGATAGTTTTTCAGCGTGAAAAACTAAAAGATTAAATAAACAGCTAACATCTCGCGCAGCTTCAGAAAAGTTACAAATGTAGAAAAACCAAGGTCATATGGAAAGCTCAAAAGCTCAGTTTTTATAGCTTTTTTTTATTAGCCTAGAAAGCTAAAAACGTCCTCTAAAGTTATTATTGACTTTTTATGAAAACAATCAGCAGCAATTTTTCAGAAAAGCTTAAAAGCTGCAGCTATTTAATAGGCTCTTGGTGTTGGACCGGACTGGCCTCCGTTCTCTAGTGTACGCAACTGCAGCACATCACATGTATTTGTGCAGTTCGGTAGCATCGGTTGCAAGCGTCCTCCTGCCTCCTCTACCGTTTACACCCCCAAAACGTTCTGTCTGGAACCCAAGTTTATGGGAGGTCGCCTGAGGGCTGAAGGCTGACTTATCTTCAAGACACAGCTCTTCTTCTTATATGATTTGATAGTGCTCCTGCcggatttttttaaaaagaaaaatcttCAAGACACAGCTGGGTTGGATCCTCGTGAGCCTGCTACTTTACCCTGCAGCAAAATTGGTTGGGGTGCATTGACTACTACTCTTGGAGTTTTTGCATGTCCACTGGAAAAGTGATATACTGATGCCCAGCTTCGCACAagcaaacaaagaaaaaaaaagagaaggaaacgTTGCATTAGCAGCAGAACCAGAGAAAAGCAACATCTACCGGTGCCGCACCATCACATGGGAGCCACTGCTGCTGGATGGCTCTCATTTAGCAGGCTGGTCAACACATTGGAGCCTgtattttctttctttatttttgtcTTTCCTCGCAGCAGATCGGGTGCACAAGTGAGCTGgccggaggagagagaggaacaAAAGGCCACACCACGCAACCGCGAAGGgaaaaaaattccagagcaagacGAAATTAAAGTTTCAGAGCACAAGGGGGCGGAAAGAGTACTCCAGCAGCCTGTCTGAGGAGCAGGTGATCTTCTGCACATTTGTCTCCCACTCACTCGTCAGTAGTATAGTACTACCTGCTTtggggggtttttttttttgttgcctcCTCGTCCGGCCTTGCTCCAAATCTGACGTCAGGAGCAGGTGATTAGCTTCAAATTGAACACCCACAGCTCGGCTCTGCACTGCTGATTCAGAACCGATCGAGTAGCAGCTAGGGCGGTTTGCTCTGCATGCAGTGGAGCCCGAGCCCCGGTGGCTCATTTGCAGCGTTGGAATCGTGTGGGAAAACGTAGGCAGCGGGATTGTTGCGTTCCACATACGGCTCGCTGTCGGAGCTAGTTCCTCTGCAGTAATTGCGCAGGGACTAAACTAGATCGCTGTTACATGAAACTAGATACGCGTATCAGTGACTGAAATCACCTCTACAACTACTGCAGAGGATCTCGCGGCCCCCCGTTACCTGTGGAGGCTGCGATGGCTCGGCTGATCTGCAATTACGTGCCGTTGGGGAGACCATTCCGATCGAACAGCCGTTCCAAACAGGAGCCTGGCGCTGTCAGCGACAGGCACACATGCGCGCTGCCTGCCTGAAGCGGCGTCGGGGTCTCGAGGCGAACGGAAGGGAGCGAATCGGCAGCGCCAGCGAGGACGACGCGCGGCGGGGGAATGTTTGCTCGCTCCAGCCGGGGTCGGTCGGTGGCTGTGGCCGGAGACGGCGCGTTTGGGTTTGTGTTGGGTTGAGTAGGGTAGGGGGTTCGTTCGCCTGATGATCAGACATTCAGAGTtgagaggcggaggcggcggcgtgggggtcCCACTCACATGCAGCCCGGCGAACCCCAGCTCATCGTAATCCTTGTCGATATTCTTCCCTGATGGCCTGATCATCAATCATCTGGATGCATGCACCGGGGTACTACGGtatcagccgccgccgcctgctacCCCCGATCCTCATCAATCGACagactttttttttgtgagGATTATTTGTTGGGAGCCGCCGGCGATTAGGGAGCCGAGCGCGTGGATCCGTGCGTGGCGCGAAGACACCCACCCGGAAGCCACGAGACATATACTACTATGCATCGGAGCCGTTAGTTAAAAGCTACGCTTGGTTTTGTCAACTCGGTGATCACAGCTGCATTATTCTGCTTTTGCTAGTGTCAGTACTAGCTCAAGAGCGCAAGAcaggctagctagctagctagctgtgtGTATGCAAGCGCGCCTCCGACTCTCCCGTGTTTCACGGCGAGGACAGGCTCAGCAACGCGTCGGATTGCATTGGTTGGCTTGGGCCATAATCCAttattaataaaaaaataatccaTAATTAATGAAAAAAAGGCCTAGTAGTAAATCCATTAATTAGCGGCCCAAAAGACTTGGGGCAAATCGATGACGAACAGCATGCATGATTCGAATTCAAATCAAGCAGAACTCGCATGCTAAGAAAAAAAACAGAcctcaaacaaacaaaaatgaaCCCAAAAAATAGACAGAGAGAAGGCGAAACCAAGGAGAGAACTATATTATTTGCCGGTCGGCGCGGAACTGATCCATCACACCATGATCGGGAATCGGATTTGGAAACCGGGAGGAGAGATCGAAATGAAAATCGGGGAGGAGACGGGAGAGGTGGATTCCCACTACGATACCATACGACGAAGGGCTGGAGACCAACCGGACAGGCGACTCACCTGATAGATGCCTGCACGTTGCCGCGACGGGGCCCTCACTACTCGCCGGCCAGCTTCGCGCTCGGTGGCGGCTTGCTGCGGAGAGGATGACGAGCCAAGCCACGAACCAATTCTTTCCGTTCCAAGGAACCTCCAGCAGCTTCCCAATCGGCGCGGCACCTCCCCCAACGTCTTGGATTCGATCAAACTGGCTTTGCCTTTTGCCTTCTGTTGAGTGCAGTCGAAATCGTTGACAAACAACTTCAAAAGGTGGTCTGCATCATGCACGCGCCGATGAAAAACCTGCAACCCTGCAAGAATAGTTGACGAAAAAATGGCATTGCAAGTTTAGGCAATCATCGTCTGTGCGGCGCGTTTGTTTTAGTTTCAGAGTAAGCATTGTCACCGGCTGACAGCCAAAGATTTGCCCTCCCTGCAGACCTTGGTTCAGAGCCCAAACTGAAACGGCGCAACGCATTCGCCCAATCATCGTTCCTTCAGACCATCCAACTCATCATTGCTCCAGCCAGTCGGTCAGTCATGGAGGCCAACTCCTCTCCTCCCTTGGCCACCCTTTCGAACGCTGGCAGCCGATCACGCGGACACGCAACCACCCACCCCTCCATCCCAGCCGTCCGTCCCCTGGCTTCCCTTCCCCCGCAATATTCTATTCCCGCGCGCCTGCCCCGGCGCCGCGATATCAATCCCCCCCGCCGCTGCCTTCCCAATCCCAACCCACCCCGCCCAGGCACCACCCCACTCCGGACAagcccccgcggccgccgatGCGCGCGCCGCAATGAcgacgccaccaccgcctcccagGACGCTCCCCctcgctctcctcctcctcctgctcgcgcCGCACCtcctcgcctcggcctcggcggcgttCGTCAGCCGCGGCCTCAGCGCGTCCGACGCCGCCCGCATCCGGCGCCGCCAGCTCCTCCAGtaccacgccgccggcgacgatgcAGGCGCGCCCGTCGACCCGTCCTACTCCTTCCCGAACCCGCGCCTCCGCGACGCGTACGTGGCGCTGCAGGCGTGGCGGCGCGCCATCCTCTCCGACCCCCACAACGTGACGGGCTCCTGGCGCGGGCCCGACGTCTGCGCCTACGCCGGCGTCTTCTGCGCGCCGTCCCCGGCCGACCCGCACCTCGACGTCGTCGCCTCCGTCGACCTCAACCACGCCGAcctcgccggccacctcccCGAGGAGCTCGGCCTGCTCGCCGACCTCGCCGTGCTCCACCTCAACTCCAACCGCTTCTGTGGCCTCGTGCCCCGGTCCCTCGACAGGCTCCGCGCGCTCCACGAGCTCgacctcagcaacaaccgcCTCGTCGGGCCCTTCCCCGACGTCGTGCTCCGCCTGCCCGCCCTCCGGTACCTCGACCTCCGCTTCAACGACTTCGAGGGCCCCGTGCCGAGCGAGCTCTTCGACCGCCCGCTCGACGCCATCTTCCTCAACTCCAACCGCTTCCACTTCCGGATCCCCGACAACGTCGGCAACTCGCCGGCGTCCGTGCTCGTGCTCGCCAACAACGACTTCGGCGGGTGCCTGCCGGCGTCCGTCGCCAACATGTCCGGCACGCTCAATGAGATCATCCTCATGAACACGGCGCTCAAGTCCTGCGTGCCGGCCGAGCTCGGCATGCTCAGCGGGCTCACCGTGCTCGACCTCAGCTTCAACAAGCTCATGGGCGCCATCCCCGACGAGCTCGCCAGGCTCGAGAGCATCGAGCAGCTCGACCTCAGCCACAaccgcctcgccggcgacgtgccGGAGGGCATCTGCCACCTGCCGCACCTCCAGAACTTCACCTACTCGTACAACTTCATCACCGGCGAGCCGCCCGTGTGCCTGCACGTCAAGAACGTCGACGACCGACGGAACTGCATCCCCGACCGCCCCGACCAGAGGTCGCTGGACCAATGCAAATTCTTCAAGAACCACCAAGTCAACTGCGACGCGTTCAAGTGCAAGAAGTTTGTGCTGCCGTCTCCACCTCCACCGTCACctccgccgccatctcctcctcctccgtcacCCTCACCACCGCCACCTTCACCTCCTccgccatctccatctccaccgccacctccaccgtctccgccgcctcctccacctccatccccatcacctcctcctccttctcccccACCGCCGTCTCCTCCCCCTCCATCTCCGTCACCGCCTCCTCCATCTCTCCCGCCACCatctccaccaccaccatcgccatcaccgccacctccttcccctccacCACCATCTCCAGTATACTACTCATCACCGCCGCCACCCTACTACGAGGTGTCACCGGAGGACCGGTACCtctcaccgccaccgccaccgccagtcTACACTGAGGTCCCACCGCCGCCCTACTACGAGGTCTCACCAAAGGATCGGTACctctcgccgcctcctccagctcACCACgagtcaccgccgccgccgcctccagtcCACTAcgagccgccacctccgccctaCTACGAGGTGTCGCCGGAGGACCGGTACCTCTCGCCGCCACCACCCCCGGCTAGCATCCCCAAGTACGACtactcgtcgccgccgccgccttcctccccGCCGTACTCGGAGGTGTCCCCCGAGGAGCGGTACTCGTCACCTCCACCGCCACGGGCATTGCCCAAGCTGCCGGTGTGGGACTACTCatccccgcctccgccggcggcctggTGGACACCATAAAAATTGACTCTTCCCGAATTTTTTTTCCATGCCTTGTGATGATCGACCATATACATTGTTAATTATTCGTTGCGGTAAAAAGAAAGTGTTGCTCAATGATTAATCTTGTCTTCTGTTTCCTTAattttctctctcattttgtaCCTTTTACTTTCGTCGTCTTCTTTTCTCTACTGATTCGATTTGGTTCCGCTGCAAATTCTCCGTTTGTGAATGAATATAGAGAAGATCGAATACTCAAAACAGAATGGCGACTGGCGAGAGAGGTTGTAATATGTACACACTACACAGTTGGATTaagttatatatatacatgtatagGCTTCACACATTGTCGTCCCATCTTTCAAATTGTCTGCCTTCGAATTTTGATCCTGCAATGCAAATGAATCTACAGAAATGTGATGTGGGTACTGGAAGCCTGGAACAGCTAATCAGTTCCAGACAAAGGCCTGCAAAAATTGGTTTGAACACGGCAGAATCTTGAGGCAGGCAATCTCAGAAAAAGTTCTGGtagtagtagtagcagcagctcgGGGGGAAAAATACAGTAGAATTCAGACGGGGACCATGGTTCAGGCTGCCTGCTGTTGAAGAGGTCAAATTCATGGCGGCGAGTTTGCAACATTCATCTGCGGCAGCGCACAAGTTGCAGAGCTGTGTTGGGACGTGTGGGGAAGGTTGACATCCGAAGCAAGCACAGCCGGAGGCAGAGCAGACACCAGAGCAGGATTGCCTGGAAATGCGCGCCGGCCGGGCATCTCGCCTGCTAGCTGGATGGAATTGGAGTTCGAGTTCTTCTTTCCACGGCCAGCTCAAGATCAAACAAagggcttcttcttctttttcccccCTTTTAATTTTCACCTGTTCAGCGCGTGGCGTGATGTACATACAGGGATGCCCGGCCGGGATTCAAACCTTCATACTTGTTATTATAAAAGATTTTATTATTAGGATAATCAAACATTAACCGTAGCCCTTGACTTAACCCACGTCTTGCGCCGGAGTACATGGCTGCACGACCACCGACGTGCGCGGAACCTTCTTCAGACTCCAGCTCGCAGCCTGCAGGCAAGTCGCCACCCACACCCACTTGTTGGCTAGCTCCCCTCGGCTCGATCCTGGTCTGCAAGCTGTAATCTCTTGGCCAAAATATTGCAAAAGGGTTGTAGTCTTCTTTtcgccaaaaaaaagaaaagaaaagaaaagaaaaaggatggtaGTAACCAGTGGCACATCCAGCTAATTTCTGGCCACCGTCCGGCTGTGTATGTACATGATGCTATTGAATGAATTAAGAAgaagaattcaaaaaaaaaaatgaaaaggaaGACGACCCATGTCTACAAGGGCAGCTGATGATTGGAAACAACACTACTAGTCTATTTACACAAATGCCGAATTGCGATGATTGGGTTGTTGATTCGGTGATGGAGCAGGTCTGCAGGTGGTAGAACCGACTGACAAGTGCCGCCTTCGCATGTGCAGGGCTCCGGCCCGCCCGGTTCGTGTAGCGCGAGCGATACCCCCTCTGACTCTACGCACACGCGGCGCCGCGATCGCCGGGGTTCACGCGCCGACGGCTACGGCTCGGCGGTGGTCGTCGGCCTGCTCGTCGGGGAGGGTGAGTTGGTGACCTCTGGTGTTTTACACGTGCGGCCGTGACCTCTTCGAGTGCTAGCAGTAACCAACCGGTACCACACTGCACCACTACGGGTTTTATCTGCTGCGCTTGACGTGGGGGCGGATCTAGGGGTGGGCTCCGGCCCACTCTAAGATTTGGCCCAAATACTCTTATCTGTGTACGCGTGGGGCACGCATGTATTTCTAAAAActtttaagattttattatggATCCATCACATTTGCCATTCTTGCATTAAATAACACCATAATCGTTTCTTAAAATATAATTATTTGCATCCAGTATTCAAGAAATCGAGTAAACAAGTAGTATATGATAAATGATATAGTAAACAAGCAGCTATCATTTACCCTTTCCGGTATCCTCCCATTTTCTCTCTACTTTGGGATCGATCAAGGTTGGTGTTTGGTCGGAttgccaaagcccaaagggattCCAAAGGAGCGGCAATTTTGTCATTCCAATAGAAAGATGTAACGCGGTCGTCTATGAACAAGAaccaatatttttgttgatTAGTCGTAAATGGGAGTAAAAATCGGCAGCAGTCATCCGTGTGACAGCTACTTCTGCGTTGCTTCTTCAATGCAGATCACCAATGACCTTTGAATATTGTTGCTACGTCTTTGGATCGGAGGAGTACTGTAGAATTGGGATATTCTaggctaattttttcttaacaaTATAACACAGATAGTAACAATTATATTCGTTATTGTCCTATATTACTTTGAAAGAACTGGAAGATGTGCACAACCTCGTGATTGACCATGATATACAAAGAACAATAACAAAGTAATAATCATGTGATGTCTGTTTACATGATATCATATCAAACCACAGTAACTATTGTGAGAGGAAAAATAATTCTTCTCCTCAGTATTATTTGTGATTTTCTCATATATGTGTATCATATCATtgaatgatttttttattttgcttgaCTTTATTGACtagatttttataaatataaaggttttTGGCACGTGCCTCTCCACTAGCCTATACAAAAGGTAACAGTAGTGGCATGGAAGGGATAAAATATATGGCATAGAATACAAACTATTTAAAGGTGTTCAAAGAATAGTGTAAATTCGAGTGGCATAAAAGGAATTTCCTTGAAGTTATGCTAACAATTCTTTATCCCCTACTCCTACAATAGTGGGGGAGCCTCTCGATTTTCAGACACGGATCCTTTGCAGTACTTCTCCCTACAGTTGGGTCCCTGTCGTGCAAGCCCGACTCCATGCGTTAGTGATGGGGAAGTACCACAAAGGAATCAATTTCTCATTTTCTATGTTTGAATGAatcttatttattttcttttcactATTTTTGAAGAAAATAGTCTCCTTTCAAAGTATGAGAAGGTTACGTAGCAATGCAGGATAGTACATGTCTGAAGTATACTCGTACTTCTGtcttttaaaaagaaaaaaaaagagaaagagaatatGAGAGTTTTGGACAATAGAGATGTTGTGGCGCATTGGCGCTGTAAAATCTTACAACACGTGGGGCTGATTGCAACCCAAGGGCAAATTGCAGTAACCTCTCTGCTGCAGTTGCACGTTGATCCTCGCTATAGATGACCTTGCTCGGCTCCCTCCTCTCTTCATAACATTAACAGTAGcctcggccgcgcgcgcgcacacacacatatatatattctcTTTTTAGCACACATGGTGCTGAATAAGTTATTTAGCACACTGCACACGGACCATTCCTCTATCCAAATCGAAACCGGAAAACTTTAGCCCGAAATCGGAAAATTCTTCTTTAAACCAGAAAACATCCTCTATCCAAATCAAAACCGAAAAACTTTAATTTGAAACCGGAAAATTCTTCTTTAAACCGAAAAATGATCCAAACCAACTAGCATCCATCCTGCAATCAGAAATTTAGAAGGTTCAAACCGGAAAATGGAAATGATCATTTTTCTCATACACCGTGGGTCCCAACTCCCAATTGAGCCTACGATCATTTCCTCCTTTCCTCTCCCACACCAGAAACTGCTCTAGATCCGGATAAGCAGGCCGTGGCGGCGAGGCGATTCGTCGTGATCTCATCCTCCATCATGCTGCGCTCCTGCTCCTCTCCGCCATCCATCGCTGCTTGGGGCTGCGGCCTCCATCCCCATGCAGCGCCTGCTTCGAATCTG contains:
- the LOC120707263 gene encoding leucine-rich repeat extensin-like protein 3, which translates into the protein MTTPPPPPRTLPLALLLLLLAPHLLASASAAFVSRGLSASDAARIRRRQLLQYHAAGDDAGAPVDPSYSFPNPRLRDAYVALQAWRRAILSDPHNVTGSWRGPDVCAYAGVFCAPSPADPHLDVVASVDLNHADLAGHLPEELGLLADLAVLHLNSNRFCGLVPRSLDRLRALHELDLSNNRLVGPFPDVVLRLPALRYLDLRFNDFEGPVPSELFDRPLDAIFLNSNRFHFRIPDNVGNSPASVLVLANNDFGGCLPASVANMSGTLNEIILMNTALKSCVPAELGMLSGLTVLDLSFNKLMGAIPDELARLESIEQLDLSHNRLAGDVPEGICHLPHLQNFTYSYNFITGEPPVCLHVKNVDDRRNCIPDRPDQRSLDQCKFFKNHQVNCDAFKCKKFVLPSPPPPSPPPPSPPPPSPSPPPPSPPPPSPSPPPPPPSPPPPPPPSPSPPPPSPPPPSPPPPSPSPPPPSLPPPSPPPPSPSPPPPSPPPPSPVYYSSPPPPYYEVSPEDRYLSPPPPPPVYTEVPPPPYYEVSPKDRYLSPPPPAHHESPPPPPPVHYEPPPPPYYEVSPEDRYLSPPPPPASIPKYDYSSPPPPSSPPYSEVSPEERYSSPPPPRALPKLPVWDYSSPPPPAAWWTP